TTATCGCTGCTATGAATTTTAGTGGAAGGCTTATCAATGTGGTTAATTAACACACAATATTTTAGGTCTGTTAGAGATCCGTCTGAATCAATAAATTTTACTCTGAGATTGTCACTAGATTGAATCATTAATGTCTCTATTAGCTTATATAACTAAAATCAGTATATTGACGAACAAATACCACATTAACAACTTTACCTCGTCAGCGACCTTACAAGCGTTCTAACGGGCAATATAAGCTGTCTTTAGTATATTTTAATAACAATAATAATTTTTAAAGGGCATAAAAAAGCCAGACTAAAGTCTGGCTTTTTTTATATCTTACGATAACTTATTCCGCTGTAGCTTCTTCAATCTCTTCGACTGCTTCAACTTCAGGGCGGTCAACTAATTCAACGTAAGCCATTGGAGCTTTATCACCGGTACGGAATCCACATTTTAAAATGCGAATATATCCACCAGGACGCTCTTCATAGCGAGGACCTAATTCGTTGAACAATTTACCAACAACTTCTTTATCACCCGTGCGAGCCATTGCCAAACGGCGATTAGCTACACTGTCTTGCTTAGCAAGTGTAATAAGAGGTTCAAGTACGCGACGCAATTCTTTCGCCTTTGGTAGAGTTGTTTTAATCAACTCATGTTTTACCAAAGAACCAGCCATGTTTTTAAACATCGCTTGACGATGACTGCTGTTACGATTTAACTGACGACCACTTTTACGATGGCGCATAGTTTTATCCTTCTTTACAAATCAGTTTATTTAAAAACTTGATTAATCTTTTTCTGCGATTGACTCTGGTGGCCAGTTTTCTAGGCGCATACCTAGAGACAGTCCACGAGAAGCAAGTACATCTTTAATCTCAGTAAGAGATTTTTTACCTAAGTTAGGAGTTTTTAACAACTCAACTTCGGTACGCTGTACCAGGTCACCAATATATTGTATGGCTTCGGCTTTCAAACAGTTAGCTGAACGTACAGTTAGTTCTAAATCATCAACAGGGCGAAGTAAAATCGGATCAAATTCCGGTTTCTCTTCTTTTTCAACTGGCTCAGAAATATCACGAAGTTCAACAAATGCGTCTAATTGTTCAGCTAAAATTGTAGCTGAACGACGGATTGCTTCTTCCGGATCAATTGTGCCATTTGTTTCCATATCAATGATCAACTTATCAAGGTCAGTTCTTTGCTCTACTCGAGCAGACTCAACATTGTAAGAAATACGATCAACAGGGCTATATGAAGCATCTACCAATAAACGACCAATAGGACGATCATCTTCTTCTGAAGAGCGGCGAGTTGATGCAGGAACATAACCACGACCCATTTCTACTTTAATACGCATGCTGATATCAGCTTCGCCAGTTAAAGTACAAATAAGATGTTCAGGGTTAACAATTTCCACATCGCCATCATGCTGGATATCACCAGCTAATACTGGGCCCGCACCGGATTTCACTAGAGTTAGTGTTGCTTCGGTTTTGCCTTCAAGACACACGGCTAAACCTTTAAGGTTAAGCAATATCTCGATAACGTCTTCTTGCACGCCCTCTTTGGTGCTGTATTCATGCAACACACCATCGATTTCAACTTCAGTTACAGCACATCCAGGCATTGAAGACAATAGAATGCGACGTAACGCGTTACCTAGCGTATGGCCAAATCCGCGTTCCAAAGGTTCAAGTGTGACCTTAGCGCGAGTTGACGAGACGTTATCAATTTCAACTAATCTTGGTTTTAAGAATTCAGTTACAGAACCCGACATTGTTTCCTCTCTTCTTTAAGCTTTACTTAGAGTAAAGTTCGACAATCAACTGTTCGTTAATTTCAGCAGATAAATCAGTTCTTTCAGGAACACGTTTAAATGTGCCTTCCATTTTCTTGCTATCTACTTCAATCCAAGTTGGTTTCTCACGCTGATCTGCTAGTTCTAGAGCAGCAACGATACGTGCTTGTTTTTTCGCTTTTTCACGAACAGACACAACATCATCAGCAGAAACATTGAAAGAAGGAACGTTAACAACTTTACCGTTTACCAAAATGGCTTTATGGCTTACTAGTTGACGTGCTTCTGCACGTGTACTAGCAAAACCAATACGATATACTACATTGTCTAAACGCTGCTCTAAAAGCTGTAACAAGTTTTCACCTGTGTTGCCTTTTAAGCGTGCTGCTTCTTTATAATAGTTACGGAATTGCTTTTCCAATACACCGTACATACGACGTACTTTTTGCTTTTCACGTAATTGAATACCGTAATCAGATAAACGTCCACGACGGGCGCCATGCTGACCAGGTGCATTATCAATTTTACATTTCGTCTCAATTGCACGAACGCCACTTTTAAGGAACAAATCTGTTCCTTCGCGGCGGCTAAGTTTGAGTTTTGGACCCAAATATCTTGCCATGATCTTTCTCCAACTGTCCGTCGATTAAACGCGACGTTTTTTCGGTGGACGACAACCGTTGTGAGGTATAGGTGTCACATCGGTAATATTAGTGATTTTATAACCTGCAGCGTTCAAAGCTCGGATCGCAGATTCACGACCTGGACCTGGACCTTTAACGAACACTTCAATGTTTTTCAAACCGTAATCCTGTGCGGCTGTACCAGCGCGCTCAGCAGCTACCTGTGCAGCAAAAGGGGTAGATTTACGTGAACCACGGAAACCTGAACCACCTGAAGTTGCCCAAGACAAAGCATTGCCTTGACGGTCAGTAATAGTCACTATTGTGTTGTTGAAAGAAGCATGGATATGAGCCATACCATCAGCAACTTGACGTTTTACGCGCTTACGCGTTTTGGTTGGTGCTTTAGCCATAATATCCCCCGCTTATCGTTTTATTGCTTTGCGAGGACCCTTACGGGTGCGCGCATTAGTCTTAGTGCGCTGACCACGTAGAGGAAGACTACGACGGTGGCGAATACCACGGAAGCAACCTAAGTCCATCAAACGTTTAATACTCATTGACACTTCACGTCGAAGATCACCTTCAACTGTGAATTTAGCTACTTCATCACGTAACTTATCAATCTGTTCTTCATTAAGATCTTTGATCTTAGTTGTCTCTGCAACACCAGCTGCTACACAGATGCTTTTCGCACGTGTAGAGCCAACACCGTAAATTGCTGATAGTGCAATTACTGTATGTTTGTGCTCAGGGATGTTAATGCCAGCGATACGGGCCATTAACAGTACTCCTTATAATTAATAGTCATCAGCCTAAAAAGCCCGATAGGATACTTACCCAACGACTAAATTGCAAATAAGGATTGAGGCGCTAGTGTATCTAGACGACCCCCAATCCAATCGATTAACCTTGCCTTTGCTTATGCTTAAGGTCTGAACTGCAGATCACGCGCACAACACCGTTGCGCTTAATGACTTTACAGTTACGGCAAATCCGCTTGACGGATGCACGAACTTTCATTTCATCACTCCGTAAATAGCTAACTTATCGGCCATAGCCTTTAAGATTCGCTTTTTTAAGAACAGACTCATATTGATGTGACATCAAATGTGTCTGCACCTGCGCCATGAAATCCATGATTACCACAACCATAATAAGTAGTGATGTACCGCCGAAATAAAATGGAACATTCCAAGCGATAGTCATGAACTCAGGCACTAAACATATAAAGGTTATGTAAAGTGCACCAGCCAAAGTTAGGCGAGTCATTACTTTATCAACATATTTTGATGTTTGCTCACCGGGACGAATACCAGGTACAAAAGCCCCTGATTTTTTCAAGTTATCTGCCGTTTCGCGAGGGTTAAAAACCAACGCAGTATAGAAGAAACAGAAAAATATAATCGCCGCAGCATATAACATCACATACAAAGGTTGTCCAGGAGACAACATTAACGCAACGTCTTGTAACCAAGACATTGATTCATTCTGTCCGAACCATGTTGCTATGGTACTCGGAAACAAAATAATACTTGAAGCGAAGATAGGTGGAATTACACCAGCCATGTTCACTTTTAATGGTAAATGAGTACTTTGCGCAGCAAACACTTTACGACCTTGTTGACGTTTCGCGTAGTTCACGACAATACGTCTTTGACCACGTTCAACAAATACAACAAAATAAGTAACTGCTACAACAATCACACCCACTAACAACAAGAACAATAATTGTATTTCACCTTGTCT
The sequence above is a segment of the Paraglaciecola sp. L3A3 genome. Coding sequences within it:
- the rplQ gene encoding 50S ribosomal protein L17, with amino-acid sequence MRHRKSGRQLNRNSSHRQAMFKNMAGSLVKHELIKTTLPKAKELRRVLEPLITLAKQDSVANRRLAMARTGDKEVVGKLFNELGPRYEERPGGYIRILKCGFRTGDKAPMAYVELVDRPEVEAVEEIEEATAE
- the secY gene encoding preprotein translocase subunit SecY → MAKPGSDSSAKGGLSELKSRLLFVLGAIIVFRLGSFVPIPGIDAAVLAELFNQQKGTIVEMFNMFSGGALERASVLALGIMPYITASIIIQLLTVMHPPMMELKKEGEAGRRKISQYTRYFTLVLATFQAVGIATNLPNLMQGLVMNPGFGFYFTAVVSLVTGTMFLMWLGEQITERGIGNGISILIFAGIVSGLPSALGNIAEQARQGEIQLLFLLLVGVIVVAVTYFVVFVERGQRRIVVNYAKRQQGRKVFAAQSTHLPLKVNMAGVIPPIFASSIILFPSTIATWFGQNESMSWLQDVALMLSPGQPLYVMLYAAAIIFFCFFYTALVFNPRETADNLKKSGAFVPGIRPGEQTSKYVDKVMTRLTLAGALYITFICLVPEFMTIAWNVPFYFGGTSLLIMVVVIMDFMAQVQTHLMSHQYESVLKKANLKGYGR
- the rpsD gene encoding 30S ribosomal protein S4, yielding MARYLGPKLKLSRREGTDLFLKSGVRAIETKCKIDNAPGQHGARRGRLSDYGIQLREKQKVRRMYGVLEKQFRNYYKEAARLKGNTGENLLQLLEQRLDNVVYRIGFASTRAEARQLVSHKAILVNGKVVNVPSFNVSADDVVSVREKAKKQARIVAALELADQREKPTWIEVDSKKMEGTFKRVPERTDLSAEINEQLIVELYSK
- the rpmJ gene encoding 50S ribosomal protein L36, with the protein product MKVRASVKRICRNCKVIKRNGVVRVICSSDLKHKQRQG
- the rpsK gene encoding 30S ribosomal protein S11: MAKAPTKTRKRVKRQVADGMAHIHASFNNTIVTITDRQGNALSWATSGGSGFRGSRKSTPFAAQVAAERAGTAAQDYGLKNIEVFVKGPGPGRESAIRALNAAGYKITNITDVTPIPHNGCRPPKKRRV
- the rpsM gene encoding 30S ribosomal protein S13, encoding MARIAGINIPEHKHTVIALSAIYGVGSTRAKSICVAAGVAETTKIKDLNEEQIDKLRDEVAKFTVEGDLRREVSMSIKRLMDLGCFRGIRHRRSLPLRGQRTKTNARTRKGPRKAIKR
- the rpoA gene encoding DNA-directed RNA polymerase subunit alpha translates to MSGSVTEFLKPRLVEIDNVSSTRAKVTLEPLERGFGHTLGNALRRILLSSMPGCAVTEVEIDGVLHEYSTKEGVQEDVIEILLNLKGLAVCLEGKTEATLTLVKSGAGPVLAGDIQHDGDVEIVNPEHLICTLTGEADISMRIKVEMGRGYVPASTRRSSEEDDRPIGRLLVDASYSPVDRISYNVESARVEQRTDLDKLIIDMETNGTIDPEEAIRRSATILAEQLDAFVELRDISEPVEKEEKPEFDPILLRPVDDLELTVRSANCLKAEAIQYIGDLVQRTEVELLKTPNLGKKSLTEIKDVLASRGLSLGMRLENWPPESIAEKD